TCTATAGATTATAAGACATTTCCgcaaatctgctgcaggtttCAAAGATGGCTTCCCGTATCCCCACCCGCACACCGTATACCTCACCGAACCGTGCAGCACCAAAGCAAAGTTCCTTCCGGACCAGCTGAGGGCTAAAATGATTATGGTCGCCTTCGGGGGCGCTGTAGCCAAAGCCAAGATCCTGTTTGGGGTAAGTCAGGGGGTCGCGTCCGTTCTGTGCTCGTCACATACAGAAGACCAGCCGAACCACAGGGGTCAAACCTGCCGCCCTCTGgctgttacataactacaactcccagcatgtctggaGACCTAAAGCTTTGGTGGTCCGGGcatcctgggaattgtagttttgcaacagctggagagccgtgaGTTTGACAACCTAAATGTAAAccgtgaattttttttcttttaaatcaactggtttcagaaaggtatagaTTTgtagtcgtccagtacttatcaactgctgtatgtcctgcagaaagtggtgtattctctccagtcttacacagtgctctctgctgccacctctgtccatgtcaggaactgtccagagcaggagaggttttctatggggatttgctgctgctctggacagttcctgaaatggacagaggtggcagcagagagcactgtgtcacactggagagaatacaccacttcctgcaggacatacagcagctgataagtactggaaaactggagatttttaaatggaagtaaattacaaatctatataactttctgacagcagttaatttgaaagaaagatttttgccggagtacccctttaaatcactggATCTGACGCATGTGGTCTACGTTATTGTTTTCCAGTATATACCACACATGTAGTGACGTTTGTACATAGGTATACTGTGTTCCTCCATCTTGTTACATCGCTCTGTGTATTCGTACACAGGAGATTTCCGCTCTTTATACATCGCGCTCCCGCCCCCAGCGTGGTCTTACAGTTTGATGCTGCGTGGCCTTATTGGCTTTAGTGCCTGTCGGGATTAATACCGGACGTCTATAGTAACGGTTGTGTTGTTCCCCAGGAGGATGTGCGGACGTTGCCGCGGCCGGTTGTAGTGCAGAGCGTCGGCACCGATGGGCAGCTCTTCCATTTCATGGTGCTGCAGCTGAATACGTTGGATTTCACATCTAATGACGGCATCAAGAACCTGGTGTGGATGGACGGAGACCAAGCGCTGTACGAGACGGTGGCGGCTAAGGCACAGATCAAGAGGAAAGTGGTTGTGGTAAGTAACTGGTGTATAGTGGGAAGAGGCTGAATACTGGAAGGACAGCCGCCATCTTCTGGACACCATAGTGTTATATTGCAGAATCCATCACTTCAGGATGTAGATTAGATTGAGGGGCTCGTTCACACCTAACGTATCCCCTGCGGATCTGCGCTACAGTATATTAAACCCTCATAGTGCGCTGTTCTCCGTATCCCCCTGACTGTTGGGTCTGATCGAGGCTGCTATGGTTGTACATTGATTTGTCATTTTTCCTTCTTTCCAGGTACCTGCCGGCGTCGCTGGTTTCAAGCCACAAACCTTTGTGAAATTTTGGGCAATGTACCTGAATGGCGCAGTCTGATACCTGTATATACAACCTACTGAATAAACCGTATATTATACAACGCTCTTGCACTGGATTGGTCTGATGCTTTTGGGATAAGATGGTGGAAGGGACCCCTCACCTTACAATCCCAGTAACTTAACAACCCCCCTACTCCTAACCCCTAGagaccatgtgtctccttgataaGTGTGGAAAGTAAATTGCAgttgacagtttcactttaaggctgggttcacacaatggctggtgtcagtgaagatcatccctgcagtaccaGGCGGATGatattcatttgtgctgaattgggatgcagacacatccgtgtgcacctgcatcccaattcaccatagccgacaatggagcgtgcggccggagccagtgtgtgagctgtcaggcttgtgcagccaCTGTTCAATGAATGACAAGtcagctagggatcccggccagagtgtatactatgtgtatgtatgtacgatgtgtatacactccgtccgggattcctctgacttctatgcaatgtaacttttgtattaatcacggccgatgttgcaaatcagcaacaacggctgagattaatacacaacttacgttgtgtgaacatgacctaagggtgcgttcacacatacaggatctgcagcagatttgatgccgttttcagttatttagagtaaatctgcagcggatcgtgtaggtgtgaacgcaccttaaagGGATAACGCTGGTTTTACAGATTGTTCACCTAAGTATTTTTCTTGTACTCTAAATGTTAAGGAGGGAGGATCTACCAAATGGTGCGGCCCCCGCCTACACTCACATGTGGGAAAAATCCAACTGAAAATCGCTAATGGGGCAATCGCTGCGGATGTCAAAGGAGGAAATTCAAAGGGGATTCGGAGAGTTACATTTTATTCACTTTACTCTTCTTACATTTATTGGACGACTTATGAAATCCTAAGAATTAAATTGCAAATGGAGGACGGTGGAGAACCCCTCCAAGACACTAagcacagtatagaccccctctaTATCCTACAAACTGATCAAGTGTCCTGGATTTATTCTCCGACCCCATCAGCACAAGCTGATCCAGGCAGcgctcttctccctctcccttcACATAGTCTGAGCGCTATGGAGGCCGATGCCAGTCTCTGCCGTACACCACCAGCTCCATTACTCCCATGGAGAAACGTATAATAGAATATCAGGATATAACTTCTCTAATGGCCACAATACAGGATTAGGCCAATTGctagcatttaaagggaatctgtcactaggtttatgtacAGCGCCCCATAGCGGAATCTAGACAAAATAGGgtgagggtaaattcacacgggcgtctcgcacaagaaatccgcagctaatccgcagtacacatattattcttattattatgtgtattgcggattagctgcggatttcttatgcgagacgcctgtgtgaatttaccctgaaGGTATATACTGAGCGCTCACAAAAAGCACATAAAAGGACCGCAGCCATTCCCGTTTAACCCTCTCAGGGATTTGCACTACaagacacaacgcgtttcaagaccggtccggtctctttctCAAGTCAGAACATTGATTTGACACTTGGGAAAGAGACCAGACCACTCTCAAAAAGCGTTGTGTCTTGTACCATATTTGCTATCTATTCCTGgctacctggacctgcgcccggCGTCCTGCTGTTGGAGTGGAGGAGTTTGTCTACTAGGGTTATGTGGCCTTAAAGtttccctgtcattataactttcaaaacctaaagcAGCAGATGTGATATCGAGCAAATTTGctattcaccttttttttttttagttatagaaaacgcagcacttcctgtgttgcgacttttttccctaaagaatctaaacacaggaagtccagtgtttctgAGGTCATGtaagctcacagagaaggcagtcatgtgatggacacaatgagccgtcactctctgtactggccgggactttgtctttagtcccttttttttttttaaccagcacaagactaaaaagcttcaggagactggacctggatacagtaagtatagctgttatatagcagcctgcaggagactggacctggatacagtaagtatagctgttatatagcagcctgtaggagactgcacctggatacaataagtatagctgttatatagcagcctgcaggagactgcacctggatacagtaagtacagctgttatatagcagccttcaggagactggacctggatacagtaagtatagctgccttcaggagattggacctggatatagtaagtatagctgttatatagcagcctgcaggagactggacctggatactgtaagtatagctgtcttcaggagattggacctggatacattaagtatagctgttatatagcagcctgcaggagactgcacctggatacagtaagtatagctgttatatagcagcctgcaggagactggacctggatacagtaagtacagctgttatatagcagccttcaggagactggacctggatacagtaagtatagctgttatatagcagccttcaggagactggacctggatacagtaagtatagctgttatatagcagccttcaggagactggacctggatacagtaagtatagctgccttcaggagattggacctggatatagtaagtatagctgttatatagcagcctgcaggagactgcacctggatacagtaagtatagctgttatatagcagcctgcaggagactgcacctggatactgtaagtatagctgttatatagcagccttcaggagactggacctggatacagtaagtatagctgttatatagcagcctgcaggagactgcacctggatactgtaagtatagctgttatatagcagccttcaggagactggacctggatacagtaagtatagctgttatatagcagccttcaggagactggacctggatacagtaagtatagctgttatatagcagccttcaggagactggacctggatacagtaagtatagctgttatatagcagccttcaggggactggacctggatacagtaagtatactgtTACTAATACTTAATATAcgtatagctgtcttcaggaggctggacctggatacagtaagtatagctgcctgcaggagactggacctggatactgtaagtatagctgttatatagctgccttctggagactggacctgcattacgtgaaaaaaaaaaaagccacaaggacaccactgtatacacaaCATCCTTACTCTTGCATTTGCTGAGCCTCCCAAGtgcagcattttagtgctcgcatTATATTGCCAAAAAATGCCATCGTTTGTAGTTCCCCTTTGGTGCGTTATTTCTAAGCCAATTAAAGCCTTCCTCTGGTAGATATGCTACGACTGGTTTACTATCTATAAGTGATCTCAAATCTCGATCTGCTTCCAACAACTAACCGTGACAAACGCTGAACAGATCGATTTATCACTTACATAATCCTGCTCAGCCGTTCTCCCAATATGCAGGAGaacaggattcttgccacatccccctccccagctgctgagtgacaggtgactgcctatacacagcatggatagataactgccaatcagcagctggtgggcggagttttctgcttctcatgaatatccaggactactgcgCTCATgcacaatggagaggactacttattgtccatattattcaggaggaaatctctggatcagctgcacagaacaatgtacgtGATCCATCATCCtactcagcttctctgtcactagtttataccaccctgagataggacgccataatcctactgacagtctctttgaGGAGTAGAAAGGTTCCTAAAATTCACCTACATATTATCCCCCATAAGACCGGGCATATCCCAATAAAACGACTGAATGTGAATGATGCCAAGTGTTGCAGAAACAGTCCATTGCCTAGAGTGGCGCAATTTCTGTAAGACGGACACTATATTCCCCAAGTCAAAGGGCTCTATTAGACAGCACGAGGCCGCCTGAAGATGAATTTACATCACCAGGTGCGCCTCTCTTTCTGGTGGTAATCTGTTCCGTCAGGGAGATGGGCAGCCTATGGCCAATGATATGGATGTGGAAAGACACCcatcctggctgatggattgggtGGATATCATGACCTGGATGACAGACAGTCCATTTACCAGGTCATGACATCTCTGCAGGATATCCCGGAGCGGCCGTCCAGCGCTGGAGAGGCCAGTTGGGATAGTTTGATATGTTTGTCTCTGCTGTTTAGTTTTTCCCATGGCTGGACTTCACCTTTATCATATACCCTTTAACACTGGAGCTATATGTTATAATGACCTCTGACCTTTCAACATGCTTTGCATAAAACAGTAACAGtgtatatacaaaaaataaatcctataggtgccttcacacgtaccgtaccgCACCCCAAATTTATcgcaatgaaatctgctgcgatgatTACTATGTAACTCAATGGCAATGTATTTCCACAGCAGAGTATTATGTGCGTTTATTTGTACCATGCAGATTTTGTGCGGGAAATCCGCtatgatacggtacgtgtgagggCACCCTATAAAGTCCTCCATGCTGTTGCTTTTGTGTGTTTATCATCCCCATCAGGCCTGGAGAGctgaaccttctgccctccagctgttgcaaaactacaattcccatcatgcctggaaaaccaaagctttggctgtccaggcatgatgggaattgtagttctgccacagcgGAAGGGCCGTCACCCCAGGTCTAATCTGCTGTATCTCGCAATACACGTGCACATCATGGAAACAAAGCCATCAAGGAGACCCACAACGTGTTTGAATTTATTAAATTTATTACAGCATGGAGGCGGAAAAATTAACCATATCATTCCAAGCTGTCCCATATCAAGAGACAATAATTTAACTATCCCTTTTTGAATACACAAGGAATTTTCATCATGTAACAATGTCCTGAGAGGAGCTGCTAATGTTCCCTCCTTCAGTTACTCCTGACAaaatgaggaagaaaaaaaaaaaaaaaattagaaaaacccTGGAACACATGATAATTTGATCAGAAACTCAGCCGACAGCTAACACGGACTGTCCCTTTTTAATACGCCAAAAAACAAAACCCAAAGTGTAGCCGtctttaaagtttctcatttcagactgaaggaaataaaaaaaaaaaaaagaaatacagtgTTGTGTATCAGCTGAACTGATTCTGGGTCGACGTTGATATGATGGAAACCAGACCAGGCAGTGGTTATGCAAAAGAACAAGATGGCAGCCTggctggggtggggtggggtcgtTCCTTTCTGCTGCCCGTCTCCTCTCTCCTTCCGACCAGTGCCGCCCTAAGAAACCAATCTGATTGAAGTCTGCAGCAAGGAGCCAGTCAGTGAGAAGCCGCAGGCTCCAGAATCCTATAGAACATCCCTTTCTGCAGCTTCTTCCTCTTGATTCTAGGAGTTTCTAGTAAAATTATCGCTCTTGTAgaggtaaaaaggaaaaaaaatatatatatagagtctTAGGTGTTTAAACAAATATCAAGTGTTGTATTGTATGAGGTAAAGAGAAGGGTGCAGGTCCGACCAGAGAGTCCGcacagtggagaaaaaaaaataaaaacaataaaatcacTTTCTGGAGGTGCATGAAACCGAAAAGCTCTTTGGAGGGACGTGGGCGTCTGAGAGTCtcagtccattaaaaaaaaaaaaaaaaaaaaaaaaaaaaagctaaaaactaaaaaaaaaaaaaaagacacatgaagTTTACTATTCAGCTATTCTCCTTGAATATCACATCACAGACATAGAACATTCGGGGGCAAAGAAAAGACACAGCAATCGGGTTTAGAACATGAACGTCGTCTCCATCTCCtgggaaaaataaaaattaaaaaaaatttgaaaaaaaaaaaaagaagttctcTGTACAGTTATAAATCCTCTGGGCGGGATTTGTCTCGTCTGGACAGTTTTTGTACTGTGTTTGATGgaataaaaagttttttgctttttattgcaTGAAACCGAACTGAGGGGAGCCGTTCTATTGATTTCCGCAACTCCAGACAATCCTCTTCTCCAATCACCGTGTCCTTCCAAGCAGCAGCTGAGTCGAGTATCGTCCCCGTCGTCACACACTCATAGTCATGCTGGGAGAGTACTGCAAGGGAAATGCAGGGGTTAATGGGTTTAGCCATGATATAGCCAATATAACACACTCAATCCTGcaggtttaaaggggctgtctggggGTCTAAAACGGTCATGCCAGCAAATTCGGCACAAACAAGTGGAGGGTCAGGGAGCAAAATTGATGGTAACATTATGGAGGCCTGGACAGTCCAtttaaaaggggtagtccaccaaaaaattgtaatttacttttgttaaaaaaaaaaaaaatctccaatcttccagtacttatcagctgctgtatgtcctgcaggaagtggtgtattctctacagtctgacagtgctctctgctgccacctctgtccatgtcaggaactgtccagagcaggaggggttttctatatgtatttgctgctgctctggacagttcctgacatggacagaggtggcagcagagagtactgtgtcagactggagagaatcgctacttcctgcaggacatacaacagatcataagtactggaagacttggaatttttaaatagaataaaattacacatctatataactttctgacaccaggtaatttgaaaaaaaaaaaaaagaaagaaagatttttgccggagttcccctttaacattcagGAAGCCTCTATATACACAAAATAAATCAGATGGTCGGAAATTGCCACACTCAGGCGACTCAGTGTCCGGGGGCCACATAACACATCGACTCACATTATCATTTTGGAAGGAATGAAGAAAGTTTCCTCCTAACTCTCCGTCGTCTCGCGGGGTCCCAGGAGGGTTACTAATGCCACTTATGTTATTTGGGGAATTCTAGAAGACAGAAGAAAGATCTATTTACAATCTCCGCATTCAGTAAGAATAATGTTCTTTTACAGGTTATTATGATACAAATAGACTGAGTGTACACAGAGGGAAGAGCCGGTGCTGTGTGTGCGGTGCCTCACCTTAGGGAGTCCGTCCATGTCTCCAGACCCTAAAACAGAAGAGAGAGTCAAACATTGCCAGtgacaatatgggggcacagataaCAGTGCCAATCAATCTAATCTATGACCTGTAATCCTGTATTACCTAATGACCCGTTCATATGATGAGGTTCCATGCCGCCCATTCCTCCCATAGGTCCATCTGAGCCCGGGCCCATTGGGAACTAGAGAGAAAAGAGAAGCGATTAGAAGACGACGAAGTGTAAATCCTTCCCTAAATCTTTACCATCTGTGATATACATCAAACAATTGGCCGACACCTTGGTAGAGCCTAGGTGGCTAATTAGATCTGTCAATGACGGCTCCTAGATATATTCCTCTATGATATGCATGGCTGCAGGTTACTCCTCTCT
The nucleotide sequence above comes from Dendropsophus ebraccatus isolate aDenEbr1 chromosome 8, aDenEbr1.pat, whole genome shotgun sequence. Encoded proteins:
- the MRPL37 gene encoding large ribosomal subunit protein mL37, which gives rise to MREREEYCPKLLQSLLHLCQTQHCTYPALAQRTLVADWKVATSWHKDSTIYHVRGSSGSLLSAKTPLDPLASSSDIQATEQHVLESLYPLSPAIDLQEVNVYQEKNHLGFKDGFPYPHPHTVYLTEPCSTKAKFLPDQLRAKMIMVAFGGAVAKAKILFGEDVRTLPRPVVVQSVGTDGQLFHFMVLQLNTLDFTSNDGIKNLVWMDGDQALYETVAAKAQIKRKVVVVPAGVAGFKPQTFVKFWAMYLNGAV